In Gimesia panareensis, the genomic window CCTAAATCTGTCCGGCGGGGATTTGTGTAGATTGTATACAAAGTCTCCGTCTCGGGCTTGACTCGTCGGGGCATCTCAAACAGACTGGAATCGAAGAACTTTGCACCGCTGAATGAGTCAGTTGGTGGAACTGTTCTGCGTTCGACTCCCCCTGGATACTGGAGATTTTACGATGCTTTCCGCTGTTCGCCCCCTTTATTCTTCCCAGATTCCTTTTTCATTCCTGCTGTCGATGCTGGTGAGTATTGCCAGTCTGACTGTTGGACCGGGGGGCGTAAAATCTGCCGAGAAGCAGGTAACCGAATCAGGCAATCGGCTGGTCTATCTGGATCAGGATGATCCTTATTATGTCTCTCAAAATTTTCCCAAATTGGCGACGCCTCAGTGGTATGGCGACAAGCAGGTCAAGGCGGTCTGCGTGCTGGCGATCGACGACATGCGGGATGTCCAGAAATACGAGACCTACCTGCGGCCGATCCTGGAGCGGCTGAAAGAGATTAACGGGCGTGCCGGTGTCAGCATCATGACCTGCCGCGTCGATCCGAAAGATCCGCATCTGCAGACGTGGATTAAGGAGGGCGTGAGTATCGATGTGCATACTTACGATCATCCCTGTCCCCTGCTGAAAGATCGTGATTTTGCCAAAGCCAAAGGGACTGTCGAGAAATGCATCGATCTGCTGAGCGAGATTCCCCACAGTCATCCGGTGGCGTATCGCATGCCCTGCTGCGATTCACTCAATACGGTCAGTCCCCGTTTTTTTACCGAAATTTTTAATCAGACCACTCCCGCAGGGAACTTTCTGCAGATCGACACTTCTGTCTTTCATGTGTTTACTGACCAGGATCCGGAACTGCCAAAAGAACTGGTTACCGATCCCAACGGGCAGGGGAGAATTGAAAAGTACGTTCCCACGGATCGGGGTTTCGTGAATACGATTTTCAATTACCCCTATCCCTATCCCATCTCGCGACTCTGCTGGGAATTTTCCTGTGTGACTCCCAGCGACTGGTCTGCCCAGCATCGTCAAAAGCCGTTCAATCCGCTGACGGTACGTGACTGGACCGCGGTGATCGATGCGACCGTCGTCAAAGAGGGGACGTTTAACCTGGTCTTCCACCCGCATGGCTGGATCAGTAATGAGCAGATCATCAAGCTGATCGACCACGCGGTCCAGAAGCATGGTTCCGCGGTGCAGTTTCTCTCCTTCCGGGAAGTTCTGGATCGGATGAATCAGCATCTGCTGGCGGGCCAACCCCTGCGCAACAGACAGGGGGCAGATAACGGTGTGAGACTTTTGGATCTGAACGCAGATGGATTTATGGATGTGGTCATTGGTAATGAACAGGTGCAGAAAACCCGCATCTGGAATCCCGGACAACAGACCTGGAGTGAAACCGGTTTTCCTACCCGTCTGGTTGCTGCGTCTGACACACAGGGAAAGCAGGCTATCCGGGGCCGCTTCGGTGTTTTGAACGGGCAGGTCATCCTGCTGACGCTCACGCCTGAAGTCTCGGCTGCCTGGAAGTTCGATGGCAAACAATGGACGTCGGCTTCCGAACTGCTGGCGGGCTTGCCTGAGGGGGCGGATGCATTATTTACCCTCAAAGCTGGCGTGGACCAGGGGCTGCGGTTGCGGGATTTGAATCATGATGGACAGTGCGAATTGATTGTTTCGAATCCAGAACAGAACCTGATTTTTGCGTGGTCAGAGAAACAGGGGCGCTGGCAAAAATTGCCCTGGTCGCTTCCTCAGCCGGCAACGATTGTCGATGACCAGGGTCGCGACGCGGGCCTGCGGTTTGTCGATGTGAATGAAGATGGTTTTGAGGATACTCTGTTTTCGAATGAAGACCACGCCTCGTTGTATCTGTTTACCTCGCTGAAGTCGGGCTGGAAGAAAGTCTTTGACCAGGAGCGGGCCGATGCCGAAGGGCCAGTGCCGATGATTTCACGGAAAGGGACCAACAATGGGGCCTGGTTCCATTCGAAGCATCTCTGGGTGCAGAATGAAGATACAGCGAAGAAGAAGCACCTGGTCGCAGGTAAGTCATTTGAAGAGATGCTGGCAGAGCAGGGACCGCAGCCCAAATCTAAGGAAGAGGCTCTGAAAACGATCAAGGTTAAACCGGGTTTTCATGTCGAACTGGTGGCGGCGGAACCGCTAGTCAAAGATCCGATTGCCTTTGACTGGGGGCCGGATGGAAAGCTCTGGGTCGCGGAAATGGCAGACTACCCGCTGGGCGTCAATGAATCGGGAACGTTTGATGGACGCATTCGTTTTCTGGAAGATACCGACGGCGACGGCAAGTATGATCGGTCAACAGTCTTTCTGGAAGGGGTGGGCTATCCGACGGGAGTGATGGCCTGGCGGAAGGGGGCCATCGTGACAACCGCTCCTGAGGTCTTCTATGCCGAAGATACGGACGGAGATGGCAAAGCGGATCAACGCGAATCCCTGTTTACTGGATTTGGAGAAGGGAACCAGCAGCACCGCGTGAATGGGCTGCGGTGGGGCCTGGATAACTGGGTTTACCTGGCGAACGGAGACTCGGGCGGCGATTTGCGCTCAGTGAAGACGGGCCAGAAATTGAATTTCGGTCGCCGGGATCTGCGCATCAAACCGGATACCGGCCAGATGGATCCCCAGTCGGGGCAGACTCAGTTCGGCCGGGAGCGGGATGACTGGGGCAACTGGTTCGGCAGCAATAACAGCAATCCCGCGTTTCATTATGCCCTGGCGGATCACTATCTCCGCCGCAATAAGAATCTGATTGCCCCCGATGCGAAGGTGCAGGTCTCGGTGCGTCCCGGGGCAGCGACCATTTTTCCGGTCAGTCGCACGCAGGTGCGTTTCAACGACTTCAACAAAGTGAATCGAATTACCTCCGCCTGTGGTCTCTGCTTTTATCGAGATAACCTGCTGGGAACGGAGTTCGCAGGCAATTCCTTTATCTGTGAACCAGTACATAATCTGGTCCACCGCGAAATCGTCAAGCCGAAAGGGACGACGTTTACCAGCCAGCGGGCGGAGAGTGAGCAGGATTCGGAGTTCCTGGCGTCTACGGATAACTGGTTCCGGCCTACGATGGCACGCACCGGCCCTGATGGCGCACTTTGGGTGGCAGACATGTATCGGCATGTGATCGAGCATCCGCAATGGATCCCCAAAGAAATGCAGGAGAAACTGGATCTGCGGGCCGGCAAGGAACAGGGGCGGATTTACAAAGTTGTTCCTGATAAGGCTCCCTTACGCGCCGTGCCACGCCTCGATCAGCTCTCTCCTCAGGAACTGGTTGAGCAGCTGGAAAGTCCGAATGGGACGCTGCGGGACATGGTACAGAAACTGATGGTGACGCGCGGCGATCAATCGGTGGTTCCGTACCTCAAACAAATGGTCAAGCAGGGCAATTCACCCACCGCACGTCTGCAGGCCCTGTGCACCCTGGACGGGTTGGACGCAATCTCAGAAGAAGTTCTGATTACGGCCCTGGAAGACAAACATCCCGGAGTTCGCCGGCATGCGATTCGACTCAGTGAGCCTTTTTTGAACCAGTCACCGGAACTGGGCAAACGGCTGCTTGCACTGGTGGACGATCCGGATCCGCAACTGCAGATGCAACTGGCTTATTCACTGGGAGAATGGAAATCACCCCAGGCAGGTTCAGCGCTGGCACGACTGGCGATCCAACATGATCAGGATCCGTATCTGCGAACGGCGATTTTGAGTTCGGTTGGAAATCATCTGGATTCATTCACAACGTCTCTGTTTGATGAGTTACAGGGAAAACAGCCACCGCTGCAGATCTTGAACTCGCTGGTGGGGATGGCAGTCTCTGCCGGTCAGCAGAATGTGCTGGTGGCGATTTACGATCGCACCGCGCAACCTTTGCAGAACAAGAACTGGCAGGCCTGGCAGTTTGAAGTGGTAGCGACCTTACTGCAGTCCCTGGCACGGCGGAATCAGAGTCTGCCGCAATATGCTCAGAAAGCTGGCCCCGAATTGCGGAAAGCTTTACATGAACTCAAACCGCTGTTCCAGGCGGCGCGGGAGATTGCAGTTGACGAATCGGCGACCGTCGATTCCCGCAGGCAGGTTGTGTCTTTGCTTGGGAACGGTTTTGAGCAACGCGAAGAGGATCTGGGACTGTTGTCCGAGCTGTTGTCGCCTCGTAATCCACGTGCATTGCAAAGTGCTGCTGTGACTGCCCTGTCTCAATTTGGAAATCAGCAGACAATGCAACTGATGCTGGCACGCTGGAAGAACTATGGCCCCGGCTTGCGTTCAGAGGTTCTGAATTCTCTGCTCAGTCGCAAGGCGGGAGTTCAAGCGGTGCTGGACGGATTGAAGAACAAGTCGATCTCGGCAGCAGACATCGATGCTTCGAGTCGCCAGATACTGTTGAGTCATAAGGATCGTCAAGTGCAGCAACGAGCGAAAGCGTTACTGGCCTCTGCACTCAATACGGATCGTGCGAAGGTGGTCGCCGAACATTCTACAGTGATTTCCCTGAAAGGAAATGCAGATGCCGGTCATCAGGTTTTTGTCAAACGCTGTGCTGTGTGTCATCAGCTCAACAAGGAGGGCAAGCCGATCGGTCCTGATCTGTCCGCATTGACGGATAAGTCCCCGCGGGCGCTGCTGGCTGCCATTCTCGATCCGAATCGAGCCGTGGAGAATAAATACGTCAGCTACATCGCTGTTACCGAAGATGGTCTGACCTTTAACGGTTTACTGGCATCGGAAAGTGGTGAGAGCATTTCGCTGGTTCAGACGGATGGCAAGACAAAGACGCTGTTGCGTGAAGACCTGGAAGAACTGATGAGCACCGGCAAGTCTCTGATGCCGGAAGGGCTGGAAAAAGATATGACACCTCAAAACCTGGCGGACGTGATTGCCTATCTGAATACAGCAGAGTTGCCTCGAAAGACCTTCCCCGGAAATGAGCCAGCTGTTGTGGAGGCGGAAGCACTTCGCGGTGACTATTTCCTGACTCCGCAACTGGCTGAGATCTACGGTTCCACGCTCAAGTTTGAGAGCAAATACAAGAATCTGGGATATTGGCAAAGCGAGAATGACCGTGCCGTCTGGACGTTGGCTGTCCCCTGTTCCGGTCGGTACGATGTCTACCTCGAATACGCCTGTCCTCCCGGGACGGCAGGTGACCAGCTTCTTCTGGAGGTCGATGGCCAGCAGCTGTTCTGGACGGTGCCGTCTACCGGGAGTTGGGATGTCTACCAGAACCGCCGGATTGGTACGATCAGTCTGTCGGCAGGTAAGCCCCGGCTGTCGCTCCATAGCCAGGGGAAGCTCAAAAATGCCCTGCTGGATCTGAAAACGGTTCGCTTACGAGAATCCAGCAACTGAGATTTAGTGCTCCGGTCACTCCTGTCTTTGCTGCCTGCTGCAGACCGATGAAAGTACGGATCGAACCGGTTACACAGAATTTGCCTGCCCCGATTCCGATCCACTTTCCGAGGCACGAATTGAGATCGAATTCACAAAAATTCAGTGAAATGCAGATGGCAACTCCAACATTCTGCCGTTAATGGGGGTAGGAAAGAGGTGATGATACTGCAGACTGATAGCGGGCTCCGACTTTTCGTGAATAATCGTCCAAGAATAAAAAAAATCGATTGCGTAAATTTTTTTTATGAACGATGATTCTGTATATCTATTAATACCTCCTTAATATCCAATAATCCTGAACTGATCAAACGAATATGTTGGGTGTCGGGCAGCCTGTGGTGTAATAAATTGTCATAAGCAAATGAACGAGGCCCGTGGTCTCGGGAAAATCAGAACCGTGTCGGACGAAGGTTTTACAGATCCCCTGGATGGTGAAGAAACTGTGGATGAATTTCCCCCAGTCAATGTGGAAGAGGAGGATACTGTCGATCAGTTTCCCCCGATTGACATCAAGGAGATTGATAAAACCGTAATCGGTGTCGACAGTTCCGCCAGTAAATCCGCCCAGGATCTGGCTGGTCCTTCCGCGGAAAAAGCGGCTGCCTGGATTGGTAGAAAACTGGGTAAGTATGAAATTACCGGTTTGCTCGGGCAGGGAGGCATGGGTGTTGTCTATCGCGCCCATGATGAAACCATCGGCCGCGATGTTGCCATCAAGCTGTTACCAGCCGAATTAGCCTCCGATAAAAACATGCTGGAACGATTCCTGGCTGAAGCCAGAGCGGCGGGCCGGTTAACCCATCCCCATATCGTGTCGATTCACGACATTGGCCAGGAAGGGGATGTGAATTATATCGTCATGGAACTGATGACGGGGGGCAGTGCTGACGATCACCTGGAGACGGTTGGTCCCTATTCGCCTCTCCAGGCGACCCGGATCATTGCCGATGCCTGCGAAGGTCTGATGGTGGCTCACGCTTCCGGTCTGGTGCACCGGGATATCAAGCCGGCGAACCTGTTGCAGTCCAGGCATGGCACAATCAAGGTAGCGGACTTCGGTCTGGCCAAGCGGGTAGTGCAGCAGTCTCATCAACTGACTCAGGACGGGCAGCTCATCGGTACGCCTTACTTTATGAGCCCGGAACAGTGTGAGTCGAAGCCGGTTGATTTACGCAGCGACATCTACTCCCTGGGAGCAACATATTATACCCTGCTTACCGGGGACCATCCTTACGAAGACGCGGGCAGTATTGTTCAGATCATGTATGCACACTGCCATGCCGATCTGCTGGATCCACGTGATGTGGATGCGAAGATCCCGGATAAATGTGCCGCGATCGTTCAGAAATCGATGGCGAAGAAACCCGAAGATCGCTATCAGTCTGCTCAGGAAATGCTGCTCGATTTAAAGGCGATTACTGCGAATTCGGAAAAGTACGGCGATACAACTGTTCTGAGCCAGGAAGAACTGGAAAGGGCACATTCCTCAGCAAAGTCGCCTGCGGGCTGGCAGAAAATTGCTTTCAACAGTGTGATGTTCCTGGTGACCTTTTTACTGCTGACTCTGGTGCCTTATTACTTCTGGAATGGCAATCAGAATCAGGGGGCTGGTCCTGTACCAACGCCTGTATCTCAGGCGAAAGCGCTGCCTGCCAGTCAGGGGATCACAGCGGACAAAATCATTCTGGGAACCTCAACCGCCATGACCGGTGCCAACAAGGAACTGGGCAATAATATGGTCATGGGGATGCAGGCCTGTTTTAAACGTATCAATGACGAAGGCGGAATTGGCGGACGCAAGATCGAGCTGGTAGTGAAAGACGATGGCTACGAGCCCGATCAGGCACTCGAAAACATGCACCGCCTGTTTGAGGATGACAGGATTTTCGCTGTCATCGGAAATGTGGGAACTCCGACTGCCAAAGCCACGGTACCGTATGCGAATGAGAATCAGCACCTGTTCTTCGCTCCCTTTACCGGGGCTCAGGCATTACGCCGGGATCCGCCCGATCGTTATGTCTTCAATCTGCGGGCCAGCTATGCCGACGAAACCGCGGCGATGGTGCACTACTTTGTTGAACATGAGCGGATCGCACCAGACAAGATTGCTGTCTTTGCACAGAATGATTCCTTTGGTGATGATGGTTTTGCCGGGGTTGCCAAAGCGCTTGGGAAGTACAAAGTTCAACCGGAAAACATTCTTCGTGTGGGTTACGACCGGAATACGACCCAGATTTCCGGGGCGGTCGAGCAGCTTGTCCAGAATCAGAATCAGATCGAGGCGCTGATCATGGTGGCGACTTTCAAGCCCGCCGCTTTGATGGTTCAACAGATCAAGGATCGCCAGCTAAAGATCCAGACCGCTGCCGTTTCCTTTGTGGGTAGCGAGTTGCTGGCGCAGCAGTTTAAAGAAATGGGGGCGAAGTATGCTGAAGGAGTGATCGTCACCCAGGTCGTGCCCTATTATCTGTCCAGTGCTACGGGAGTCTTGCGCTACCGGGATGCGATGAAAAAATACTACCCGCTTTCCAAGCCGGGGTTTGTTTCCCTGGAAGGGTACCTGGCTGCAGAGTGCCTGGTCGAAGGTATGAAAAAACTCCAGGCTTCCGGCAAAGCATTCACGACTGAAAATCTGATTGATTCCCTGGAGCAGATCAAGAATCTGGATCTGGGGATCGGGCCGATTATTAACTTCGGGCCTTCGCGTCATCAGGCTTCAGATCGCGTCTGGGGCACTATTCTCGGCAAAGATGCCCGCTACAAAGAACTGGATCTGGAATAAGATCGATCATTCGCGTCACCGGATGCCCCGGCTCCGTAGTTGATAAAAAAGGATGATTTTGCCGGTAGCAGTATTCCTCTCTCGTCCGTTATTCAGTCTAACGGGCCCACTTATGATTTGATTCCTGCCATATGTGTAAAGTCATAAGTGACCTGCCTGGAAGTAGATAAGCCAGATAACAGATATCGAACCGGCTGAATCTACTGAGAGTCTCACCTTCGAATTCATTCCTGTTTGAAATGTACACGAACTGAGACCAGAAATCTGACATCAGACGCTCGTGAAGGGTCATCATGAATTCTGAGATTTTGACACAGATGGTCACCACTGCAGAACCTGGCTCGGAATACTGTACACTCGAGGAGCTCGCGACTCAATTTGTGGATGAGTATCGCCGCTGGTTAAATCCGTCTATCGAAGACTATGCAACTGCTTATCCGGAGTATGCATCAGAAATCCGCGAAAGCTTTCCCGTCCTGATCGCGATGGAAGAATGGAAAGGCAATCAGGAGATTACCTGCCTGAAGCAACAGGCCGCTGATTGTCTGAACCTCAGGCAACTGGGAAACTGTCATTTGACGCGCGAGATGAGTCGCAGTCGCACGGCGATAATTTTTGAAGCAGTGCAGGGGGCTCAGCGACGCCCGGTGGCAGTAAAACTGATGCCCTGGAAATCAGAATTGACGCCCCGCTGGCGCGATCGTTTTGAACGGGAAGCCCGCCTGACGTTTCGTTTGAAGCATCAGAATATTATTTCCATCTATAGTACAGGGGAAGATCAGGGATATTCTTTTGCCGTGATGCAACAGGTACGGGGGGTTGGGTTGAACCAGGTCATTGCCTGTCTCTCCGGGGCAATTCATACCGAAATCGCAAATTGTGATCAGTCACATCCAGGTGTGCAACAGGCGCAGTCAGTGGCAGATTCATTGCAGCAGGATCCCTGGCGTGGATATGCATCACTCGCATTACAGATGGCAAATGCCCTGCGCTATGCGCACAGTCGGGGGACGCTACATAATGATTTCCGCCCGGAGAATATCCTGGTGAATTCAGATTTGGACTGCTGGCTGACAGGATTCGCGCTGCCTCAGTTTGCGGAAGGCGCATTAAAGCAGCAGCAGACTTTAACATTGCGAAATCAGTCGCCAGAGCGTTTTTGTGGCGAGGTCAGCGAGCAGAGTGACCTGTATTCCGTGGGGATGACGTTGTACGAACTTGCTACAGGCGTTCCCGCCTTTGCAGCACGGAACAGTCAGCAACTGCTGGAACTGATCACTCATTCTGAACCTCAACGGCCTGGCGATCTGGCAACTGATATGCCGACGTCTTTCGAAGCTATCATTCTGAACTGTATTTCCAGGTCACCCGGGGAGCGATATCAGACAGCCGATGAACTGAGTATCGATCTGGTGCGATTTCTGAATGGCAAAAGTGTGCGGCGTCGCGTCAGTCGACAGTCAGCCTTCCGGGATAAATGGTCCTGGTTCTGGCGTAAAACGAAGTGTCCGCTGGGTTGAAACGTATTTTTGAAGAGGCAGATCAAATACGGGGGAGACGGCCATTGTTCTGACCGGGGCCACCTGGTCTGGGAGGACGTCGTTCACGAGGAGGCCCGTGGCCTGGTTGGCCTGGTCCGGGACCACCATGATTGTGCAAAGGAGGCTTCTCTTTGAAATCCTGGGGATTCAGCCCCGGGAATCGTTCGTTGAACTCCCGCTCATATTTGTCATGTTTATCCCACATCAGCCAGCTGTCGACATCAGAATTGGTCTGATGATAAAGTCGGGCCAGTTCTTCTGTGGTATCGAGAATTCCAGCCAGCTGCTGAGGTGAATCGGGATTTTTTTTCCAGGCCGGTTCCAGAATCTGAAGCGCACTGTTGAAGAGTGTTTTTGCCTCTTTGACATTTCCTTTTTTGCTGACGATCATTGCCAGGTCAATTTCGAATTTGGCCAGCCATTGCCTGTATTCCTCGGAATCAGGGAATTGTTCTGTCAGTTCTTTCTGTAAGCGCATGGCAGTTCTCAGGGAGAGCTCTGCAGTATCATGGTACTGGCGATTTTCGATGTCCGGCACATAACCCATGGTCAAAATATCCATGGCATGCGCAAGCTTATTATGAGAGTGAATCAGCGAGGTTTTGTATTCGGGAATCGTGGGAGAATCCGAGACCAGACGACTGGCGTGCTGAATCGCACTTTTTAAACGAGAAATCAGGGTGTCACTGATATCTCCCGGTTTGGAATTACGAAGTTCGACCCGTTCGTAAGATTTTACGAGAGCGTGCCGGTAGTCAGAGATCTGGGGGTATTCCTTGACCAGATTTTCCAGAATTTCATAAACGCGTGCCTGTTTAATGCTGTCTGATTTCGGCTGAGGAATGCGGTCCGAGATCTGCTCCTGAAGGCAAAGCGCCAGCAGGTAGCGGTACTCGGGACGTGTCTGATCGGTGGCAATCAGTTGTTCCAGAATATCGATGGCCTGCTGCAGTTGTGCGGCATTAGGATTCTGATCGGGGTTGAGGCGTTTTCCAGTCAGTCGGCCCTTCTCATTTTGTATCTGCTCCGGTCGAAACTGACGGGCATTCAGGAAACAGGTGCGTGCCAGTTCGAAACGCAGGTCCGACTGATCCTGGTTTTGAGCGATGGCCGTCTCCAGTAACTTGCGAGCGGTTTCATGGGCTGTTCTGGATTCAGGCAACTGGTCCAGATGGCGATAAATGCGACCGATTTCGTTATATAGCGTGGCGATGGTCAGTGTCTTTGCTTCGCTAAAGTCCTGCTGGTACAGTTCAAGTGATCTCTGATAGGCAGCCAGCGCAGCCTGGAAATCTCCCAGTCGTCGATGGATATCACCGACCTTGCGTTGTGCGTTAGCAGCTTTGAGTCGAAACTCCTGTTGTGACCCGGTTGATTTTGCCAGTTCCTCATAAAACGGAATCATACCAGCGAGAAGATCTGCCGATTCCCGAGAGAGCACCGGCTCTGAATAATCAGCCGGAGAACCGGTCGTTTCCGAAGACTGGCTGCGACTGGGAACAAAACGGTCGAAGACACGATCCAGTGTCGCAGTGGCAAGATGTGCAGAAGCTTCCGCTTTTTTTCGTTCCTGTCGTTCCCGTTCAAAGCCGACCGCCAGTGTAACGCCCAGCAGTAGCAGTAAGCTCAAGGCGATTCCTGACAGACTGGCGATTGCCGGATTCCGGCAGCTCCAGCGCCAGACATGTTCCAGCAGATTCACACGTCTGGCGCGGATCGGACGGTTCTCCAGGAAACGGTTGAGATCGTCCGCGAGATCGCTTGCCTGCTGGTAGCGGTGTTTGGTATCCGGAGCGATGGCTTTAAGGATAATGGTTTCCAGGTCGCGGGGAATGGCGGGGTCGATGCGACGTAGTGAAGTGATCGAGCCGTGAGTGATTTTTTCAATCATTTCATGACGGCTGGTGCGTTCAATTGCAAAGCGTCTGGTCAGCAGCTCATACAGAGTGATACCCAGGCCATAAATATCGCTCTGGCGACAGGTCTCACCGCGAAACATTTCAGGAGCCATATATCCGAGCGTGCCTGCGATGTCTGTCGATTTACTCAGGTCATTCTGTTCTGCGGCGCGAGCCAGTCCAAAGTCAGTAATACAGAGCAGTCCGTCACGATCCAGCAGCAGATTACCCGGTTTGATATCCCGGTGGAGAATTCCGCGATCATGTGCATATTGCAGGGCGCTGGCTGCCTGAATTCCCAGGGCGGCAATGTTTTGTGGCGTATCAACGAATTCTTCAAATACAGGATCAACCGGTTTGGCTTCCATGTTTAAGGTGAAGTCCGTTGTAGCGCTGTCGCCCGAGGGGCAGATGACGGTTTCGTCACCGATGGATGTCAGCGTTTTCAGTGGTGCCCTGTGTGCCTTGAGGCCTGTGCTCGCTGCAGTGGCGACGATTTTCTGAGTCAGCTCATCCAGACCGACCCCTTCGATCAACTGCATGACGTAATAGTGAAAGCCCCCGTTCTCCCCAACCCCATAAACCGGGACGATATTGGTATGATGCAGCGAGGCCGTCAGTTCTGCTTCACGCCTGAATCGCTTGAGCTGTTTTTCGTCCAGCAGCAAGTGGCGGGGGAGCAGCTTCAAGGCAACGTGCCGATTGAGTGATTCCTGGATCGCTTCATAGACGACCCCCATTCCCCCCCGTCCGATTTCGCGAACGATCTGAAAATCGCCCAGCTGTTCAGGAACGGAAGCGCCTAAAGAGACTCTTCCCGGAACAGGCTCCACATATTTTCCGCCTTCCAGCGCGGCGATCGCGGGAAAGAATTCTTCAATTTCATCTGATAGTTCCGGGTGACGCTGCTGGTATTCCGATACGGAAGGGTGATCACCCTGGCGAATGCGAGAGATAAATTCATCTGCAAGCAGCTCCAGATCAACCGATCCGGGAGGCGTCAGGTTTTTAAGTGTGTGATTTGAATCGGGGGATAACATTGCCGAATGTCCTGTTGATTTCAATCTGCAATGAAACAGGCGATTTCTGTCTGATCATTCAATAATACCCGGGATTTGAACCAGAATGGAGCGCAATCTGGTTAAGGCCCGAAAATATCTCATACTGGCTGTCTTCGGTTCGATTTCGAGTACTTCAGAGGCCTCCAGGTTTGACAGTTCCTCAAAATGTCGGAGTACCAGAATTTCCCGGTC contains:
- a CDS encoding serine/threonine-protein kinase, encoding MLSPDSNHTLKNLTPPGSVDLELLADEFISRIRQGDHPSVSEYQQRHPELSDEIEEFFPAIAALEGGKYVEPVPGRVSLGASVPEQLGDFQIVREIGRGGMGVVYEAIQESLNRHVALKLLPRHLLLDEKQLKRFRREAELTASLHHTNIVPVYGVGENGGFHYYVMQLIEGVGLDELTQKIVATAASTGLKAHRAPLKTLTSIGDETVICPSGDSATTDFTLNMEAKPVDPVFEEFVDTPQNIAALGIQAASALQYAHDRGILHRDIKPGNLLLDRDGLLCITDFGLARAAEQNDLSKSTDIAGTLGYMAPEMFRGETCRQSDIYGLGITLYELLTRRFAIERTSRHEMIEKITHGSITSLRRIDPAIPRDLETIILKAIAPDTKHRYQQASDLADDLNRFLENRPIRARRVNLLEHVWRWSCRNPAIASLSGIALSLLLLLGVTLAVGFERERQERKKAEASAHLATATLDRVFDRFVPSRSQSSETTGSPADYSEPVLSRESADLLAGMIPFYEELAKSTGSQQEFRLKAANAQRKVGDIHRRLGDFQAALAAYQRSLELYQQDFSEAKTLTIATLYNEIGRIYRHLDQLPESRTAHETARKLLETAIAQNQDQSDLRFELARTCFLNARQFRPEQIQNEKGRLTGKRLNPDQNPNAAQLQQAIDILEQLIATDQTRPEYRYLLALCLQEQISDRIPQPKSDSIKQARVYEILENLVKEYPQISDYRHALVKSYERVELRNSKPGDISDTLISRLKSAIQHASRLVSDSPTIPEYKTSLIHSHNKLAHAMDILTMGYVPDIENRQYHDTAELSLRTAMRLQKELTEQFPDSEEYRQWLAKFEIDLAMIVSKKGNVKEAKTLFNSALQILEPAWKKNPDSPQQLAGILDTTEELARLYHQTNSDVDSWLMWDKHDKYEREFNERFPGLNPQDFKEKPPLHNHGGPGPGQPGHGPPRERRPPRPGGPGQNNGRLPRI